A genome region from Arachis duranensis cultivar V14167 chromosome 6, aradu.V14167.gnm2.J7QH, whole genome shotgun sequence includes the following:
- the LOC107494962 gene encoding uncharacterized mitochondrial protein AtMg00810-like, with protein sequence MDGTILDNPTLYRQLVGGLVYLTVIRPDIAYLVHVLSQFLSAPRTTHYSAVLCILRYIKGTLFHGLYFSAHSSLSLQAYSDADWAGDPIDRRSTTGYCLFLGDSLISWRAKKQTFTARSSTKIKNRALTDTTAKVILIR encoded by the coding sequence ATGGATGGCACTATTTTGGATAATCCTACACTTTATCGACAACTAGTTGGAGGACTCGTCTACTTAACTGTCATCCGACCAGACATCGCCTATCTGGTTCATGTCCTTAGCCAGTTCTTGTCAGCTCCTCGTACTACTCACTATTCGGCAGTTCTATGCATTCTTCGCTACATCAAAGGTACCCTATTCCATggcctttatttttctgctcaTTCATCTTTATCCCTTCAAGCGTATTCAGATGCTGATTGGGCTGGTGATCCCATTGATCGTCGTTCCACTACtggttattgtttgtttcttggcgACTCTCTCATTTCCTGGCGAGCGAAGAAGCAAACATTCACTGCTCGATCAagcacaaaaattaaaaatcgtGCTCTCACTGACACCACTGCCAAAGTTATCTTGATTCGTTAG